The segment TGCTCAGGGTATCTCTGTGATTGTGGACATGAGTCATCAAATTGCCCAGGCGGCAGAGGAGCAGTCAGCGGTATCCAAAGATGTGAATGCCAGTGTCGCCCACATTGGTGAATTGGGGACATCGACTGCCGCTAACGCTGAAGAAACCCTGGCCTCATCCCGCCAGATGTCCGAGCTGACGGCCTCTCTTCAGAGGCTTGTAGAGGCGTTTAAAGTCTGAGGTCGGGGCTACATTACATGCCCGACTTCTTTTGATCCCACAGAATTTCTTCAGCGCCTCCACGGCGCGCCAATACCCGCGATGCGACAAACAGCAGATCTGATAAACGGTTCAGATATTGGCGTGCCAGCAGGTTGATGGAATCTTCATGGCTGAGGGCGACCACAACCCGCTCAGCGCGGCGGCACACTGCGCGGGCCATATGGCACTGCGCCGCAGCAGGGCTTCCGCCGGGCAGGATGAAGTTCTTCAGGGGCGGCAGAGGCTCGTTCAGCTCATCCAGCAGGTTTTCCAGCCAGCTGATGTGCTCATCATTGATCACCTTGCTACCCGGAATCGCAAATTCACCGCCCAGATCGAACAGGTGATGCTGAATGCGGCGCAAGGATTCCAGCATCTCATCATCGCTGTCCAGAGTTTCAATCAGCAGGCCAATGTGGCAGTTCAGCTCATCGGCCATGCCCATCGCCTCAACGCGCTGAGCATTCTTTGCAATACGGTTACCATCGGCCAGGCCGGTAGAACCGTCGTCACCGGTGCGGGTGTAAATCTTGGAAAGGCGATTGCCCATGAAGGTACTCCTTATTGGTTAAACGCTGATTGGATAAAAGCATTACAGAGCTTTTACTCGCTCAGTCAGCATTTGGTTTACTGGTGTGGCAATGTCATGGCGTTTTCCGCATTGCACAAGGTAGCCATTGATAAAATCGATCTCGGTTTTACGTCCTGCCTTAACATCCGCCCGCATGGACGACGTATTGCTGGCGGTACTCCCCGCCACCGTTTCAACCCGCTCGCGCAGGACCTCCTGCGCAATGGTCTCCGAGGTTTCAGTCTGCAGCAAAAGAGACATCTCCCGGCAAAGCCCGTCAATATTTTGCTGATACAGAGATGAGTCCAGAATATCGCCGTTAGGGCAGTCCAGCAGAGCTGTAAACGGATTGATACCCGCGTTGATCACGAGCTTCTGCCAGAGCCGCTGCAAAATGTTCTCTTCTAAATGAACCCGCAAACCGGTCGCAGCCAGTTGTTGAACAACGCTCGCTGAGTGGTTGGCGGCAGAGGCCGTCAGCGCACCCACCCAGGTATCCCCAGCCCCTGCATGAACCAGCATATCCGGCGACGGCCGATTTGCACCTTCAGTCGTGCTGGCAGCCAAAATCGGCCGCCCCGGCCAGCGTTCAGCAACCGCCTGCTGGCTACCGAGACCGTTCTGAAACAAAACAACAGGCGTGTCTTCTGAAATATGAGGTAACCAGTCATTCAGGGCTGCAAGCGTATCGCCAGCCTTGGTTGTTACCAGCAACAACCCTACATGTTCAATAGGGTCCAGCCAGCGCCGTGATACCGGGATACGTGTACGCACAAGGCTTGGCGAAGCCGTCAGGCGGGCCTCCCCGAAACCTTGTGGAGCCATGGATGGCGGAACAGAGCGTACAAGGACGTATTCACAGCGTGTTTCGGGGAGGCCCGCCTGACGGCTGAAGCTCCACCGAGGCTGATTTCTCTCAGGCTGATTGCAGGACAGGCGCGGCAAGAAAGCACAATGCTCAGAAGGCAAAAGGGCGGCCCAAAGCCGCCCCAAAGAACCCGCTCCAAGAATGGCGATCAACCCGCCACTCCCGGAACGCTCACCCGCAGACACCATAACTACATGGCCTCAATGTCTGCGCGTTGCTGCTCCAGCCGGCTCAGATTACCCCGAGCCTCAGTCAGCTTCTCCTGCTCCTTGGCCACAACTTCCGCCGGCGCCTTGGCAGTGAACTTCTCATTGTTCAGCTTGCCTTCCAGGCGCCCGATTTCCTTCTGCAGGCGCTCGAGCTCCTTGTCCAGGCGCTTCAGCTCCGCGTCTTTATCGATCAGGCCGGCCATAGGTACCAGCACTTCCATATCGCCAACCAGCTGAGTGGCACTCATGGGCGCTTTATCACCCTCAAACCACTCCAGACTTTCCAGCTTGGCCAGAGAACTCAGGAACTGGCGGTTCTCGTTCATCCTGCGCTGACCTTCTGCGCTGTTGCCGCGGAACAGAACCGGAATCTTTTTCGCCGGGGAAATGTTCATCTCGCCGCGGATGTTGCGCACGGCCACAATCACGCCTTTGAGCCACTCAATATCCGAAACCGCCTGATCATCCTGCTTGCTGGCATCCACCTGCGGGAACGGCTGCAGCATAATGCTGTCGCCCGATTTTCCTGCCAGCGGCGCAATGCGCTGCC is part of the Marinobacter antarcticus genome and harbors:
- a CDS encoding cob(I)yrinic acid a,c-diamide adenosyltransferase; translated protein: MGNRLSKIYTRTGDDGSTGLADGNRIAKNAQRVEAMGMADELNCHIGLLIETLDSDDEMLESLRRIQHHLFDLGGEFAIPGSKVINDEHISWLENLLDELNEPLPPLKNFILPGGSPAAAQCHMARAVCRRAERVVVALSHEDSINLLARQYLNRLSDLLFVASRVLARRGGAEEILWDQKKSGM
- a CDS encoding ketopantoate reductase family protein, whose translation is MIAILGAGSLGRLWAALLPSEHCAFLPRLSCNQPERNQPRWSFSRQAGLPETRCEYVLVRSVPPSMAPQGFGEARLTASPSLVRTRIPVSRRWLDPIEHVGLLLVTTKAGDTLAALNDWLPHISEDTPVVLFQNGLGSQQAVAERWPGRPILAASTTEGANRPSPDMLVHAGAGDTWVGALTASAANHSASVVQQLAATGLRVHLEENILQRLWQKLVINAGINPFTALLDCPNGDILDSSLYQQNIDGLCREMSLLLQTETSETIAQEVLRERVETVAGSTASNTSSMRADVKAGRKTEIDFINGYLVQCGKRHDIATPVNQMLTERVKAL